A window of Apium graveolens cultivar Ventura chromosome 8, ASM990537v1, whole genome shotgun sequence contains these coding sequences:
- the LOC141680144 gene encoding uncharacterized protein LOC141680144 → MNLMLEDVTEPLTLKVGNRDRVSVSQFRLKCQLVIHGHSFSADLIRFELGGFNVILGMDWCSQHEENIDYKKKKIVMFTEDNIRLNYQGQRQEKEFLSILKVKKLYRQGCEAYSARIVDIKKETPNLDEISIAKGFLNVFLDKLPGFPADREIDSSTNLVFGAKPVSKTSYCMV, encoded by the coding sequence ATGAATTTGATGCTAGAAGACGTGACTGAGCCCTTAACCCTAAAAGTGGGCAATCGGGATAGAGTTTCAGTGAGTCAGTTCCGTCTTAAGTGTCAATTAGTAATCCACGGGCATTCTTTTTCGGCTGATCTGATACGCTTCGAGCTAGGAGGGTTCAAtgtgattttaggaatggattggtgTTCCCAACATGAGGAAAATATTGACTATAAGAAAAAGAAGATTGTGATGTTTACAGAGGATAACATTAGGCTAAATTATCAAGGACAAAGGCAGGAGAAAGAATTCCTCTCGATATTGAAGGTAAAGAAACTGTATAGACAAGGATGTGAGGCTTACTCAGCCCGCATAGTAGACATTAAGAAGGAGACACCTAATTTGGATGAGATTTCAATAGCCAAGGGATTTCTAAACGTCTTTTTAGACAAGTTACCAGGATTTCCAGCAGATCGTGAGATTGATTCTTCTACTAACTTAGTATTCGGAGCCAAACCAGTGTCAAAGACTTCATATTGTATGGTCTAG